In Actinomadura citrea, a single window of DNA contains:
- a CDS encoding HhH-GPD-type base excision DNA repair protein, which yields MATKVHLAQRPEADELLGRSPLAALVGMLLDQQVPMEWAFSGPYTIAQRLGSDDLDAHEIAAHDPERFAALLAEKPAVHRYPGSMAKRVQQLCRYLVDHYDGDAEKLWKGVDSGKELYKRLNALPGFGKQKAQIFLALLGKQYGIRPDGWREAAGDYGEEGSHRSVADITGPDSLARVRAFKQEMKAAAKAAE from the coding sequence ATGGCCACGAAGGTTCACCTCGCACAGCGTCCGGAGGCCGACGAGCTGCTCGGACGCAGTCCGCTGGCCGCTCTTGTGGGCATGTTGCTCGACCAGCAGGTCCCGATGGAATGGGCGTTCTCCGGCCCCTACACCATCGCGCAGCGGCTCGGTTCGGACGACCTGGACGCCCACGAGATCGCCGCCCATGACCCCGAGCGGTTCGCGGCGCTCCTGGCAGAGAAGCCGGCGGTCCACCGTTATCCCGGTTCGATGGCCAAGCGCGTCCAGCAGCTGTGCCGGTACCTCGTGGACCACTACGACGGGGACGCCGAGAAGCTGTGGAAGGGCGTCGACAGCGGCAAGGAGCTGTACAAGCGGCTGAACGCCCTTCCGGGCTTCGGCAAACAGAAGGCACAGATCTTCCTGGCCCTGCTGGGCAAGCAGTACGGAATTCGGCCGGACGGCTGGCGCGAGGCGGCCGGCGACTACGGTGAGGAGGGCTCGCACCGGTCCGTCGCCGACATCACCGGCCCCGACTCTCTCGCCAGGGTGCGGGCCTTCAAGCAGGAAATGAAGGCCGCCGCCAAGGCCGCCGAGTAA
- a CDS encoding RNA polymerase sigma factor, which translates to MSPASSTSKASDLHDHVIAQLIERGRSQGYLEADDVRRTFEEADIPVSKASSILRSLSKEGVTVMVSAADSAAPKRPRKRATPQARRPKTAAAAKEQPDTVTAVVGDDAPEEAAAAPRPAAPKPAPPKKAAPAKGAKAKKGAPAKKGAVQPVKAAPSDKADKGEDPEVDDEVDVDLDEDLTDLEVELVDDTPEAEEPEAEEEPAAAPVAKAVAPTGKGDTPSEEEGFTLGDDDEDAPAQQIAAAGATADPVKDYLKQIGKVPLLNAEQEVELAKRIEAGLFAEERLAVAGPSMSEEDLEDFEWIAEDGRRAKNHLLEANLRLVVSLAKRYTGRGMLFLDLIQEGNLGLIRAVEKFDYTKGYKFSTYATWWIRQAITRAMADQARTIRIPVHMVEVINKLARVQRQMLQDLGREPTPEELAKELDMTPEKVVEVQKYGREPISLHTPLGEDGDSEFGDLIEDSEAIVPADAVSFTLLQEQLHSVLDTLSEREAGVVSMRFGLTDGQPKTLDEIGKVYGVTRERIRQIESKTMSKLRHPSRSQVLRDYLD; encoded by the coding sequence GTGTCGCCTGCTAGCTCGACCTCGAAAGCGTCAGATCTGCACGATCACGTCATCGCGCAACTGATCGAGCGTGGACGGTCCCAGGGTTACCTCGAAGCCGACGACGTACGACGTACGTTCGAGGAGGCCGACATCCCCGTGTCGAAGGCCTCCAGCATTCTGCGGAGCCTCAGCAAGGAGGGTGTGACCGTCATGGTGAGCGCTGCCGACTCCGCGGCGCCCAAGCGTCCGCGCAAGCGCGCGACGCCGCAGGCGCGCAGGCCCAAGACCGCCGCCGCCGCCAAGGAGCAGCCCGACACGGTGACCGCCGTCGTCGGCGACGACGCGCCGGAGGAGGCCGCCGCCGCGCCGCGCCCGGCGGCTCCCAAGCCCGCGCCGCCGAAGAAGGCCGCTCCGGCCAAGGGCGCCAAGGCCAAGAAGGGCGCGCCGGCGAAGAAGGGCGCCGTCCAGCCGGTCAAGGCCGCCCCGTCCGACAAGGCCGACAAGGGCGAGGACCCCGAGGTCGACGACGAGGTCGACGTCGACCTCGACGAGGACCTGACCGACCTTGAGGTCGAGCTCGTGGACGACACGCCCGAGGCCGAGGAGCCCGAGGCCGAGGAGGAGCCCGCCGCCGCGCCCGTCGCGAAGGCCGTCGCTCCGACCGGCAAGGGCGACACCCCCTCCGAGGAGGAGGGGTTCACCCTCGGCGACGACGACGAGGACGCGCCCGCGCAGCAGATCGCGGCCGCCGGCGCCACCGCCGACCCGGTCAAGGACTACCTCAAGCAGATCGGCAAGGTGCCGCTGCTGAACGCCGAGCAGGAGGTCGAGCTCGCCAAGCGGATCGAGGCCGGCCTGTTCGCCGAGGAGCGCCTCGCCGTCGCCGGTCCCTCGATGTCCGAAGAGGACCTCGAGGACTTCGAGTGGATCGCCGAGGACGGCCGCCGCGCCAAGAACCACCTCCTGGAGGCCAACCTCCGCCTGGTGGTCTCGCTGGCCAAGCGCTACACCGGTCGCGGCATGCTGTTCCTGGACCTGATCCAGGAGGGCAACCTCGGTCTGATCCGCGCGGTCGAGAAGTTCGACTACACCAAGGGCTACAAGTTCTCCACGTACGCCACCTGGTGGATCCGGCAGGCCATCACCCGCGCGATGGCCGACCAGGCCCGCACCATCCGCATCCCGGTGCACATGGTCGAGGTCATCAACAAGCTGGCGCGCGTGCAGCGGCAGATGCTCCAGGACCTGGGCCGCGAGCCCACCCCGGAGGAGCTGGCCAAGGAGCTCGACATGACCCCGGAGAAGGTCGTCGAGGTCCAGAAGTACGGCCGCGAGCCCATCTCGCTGCACACGCCCCTCGGTGAGGACGGCGACAGCGAGTTCGGCGACCTCATCGAGGACTCCGAGGCCATCGTCCCGGCCGACGCGGTCAGCTTCACGCTGCTGCAGGAGCAGCTCCACTCCGTCCTGGACACGCTCAGCGAGCGCGAGGCGGGCGTGGTGTCGATGCGGTTCGGCCTCACCGACGGCCAGCCGAAGACGCTGGACGAGATCGGCAAGGTGTACGGGGTGACCCGGGAGCGCATCCGGCAGATCGAGTCCAAGACCATGTCGAAGCTGCGCCACCCGTCGCGTTCCCAGGTCCTGCGCGACTACCTGGACTGA
- a CDS encoding SpoIIE family protein phosphatase, whose translation MDASDAALYATLLKEAPEGLAFFDRDLRCRRANDALAELLDVRVRDLQQRRPSEVLPETLAAAFETALRKVIAEDRAVSDLELVFPVRAPEASGAPPGVATAVEERILSCTWLPAKGGGDERPGVVLTALDVTERRRAEEVIRRKEQRYRSLVEASAQVVWVAAPAGGVIDDAPEWRAITGQTPDDYAVGGWLSVVHPEDRPRIDAHWRDCVGENRVFETNYRIRTKSGTYRHFDVRAVPIWRGDAVIEWVGANTDVTGQREAEEMRGRLTEQLSAAALRTARLQQATSMLAEALTVSQVVQVITEVGRSAIGADYSAVALLDDDKLRLSIVAPSQPGSEGETPSASRDAIKVSDQTVMSVAVRESRPFLAEHPDSLRLQLGHGERDLFAQHTEERAWVGLPLLAAGAPIGALRFSFTRPREITEEERVFLEALAGQCALAVERALLFEREHKTAEELQRSLLPSDLPQLPGMALAARYNPATRHVQVGGDWYDVFRLADNRLAVAVGDVMGKGVLAAAGMGRVRNALRALALNDPRPAAVLAGLDRLFSATEDEEQFTTVVYAVIDPETGQGELSNAGHPPALLISPDKPARVSTREPGTPLGWPSQRQQTSFSIQTGNTVVFYSDGLVENRRRGVDAGLEELVAVAADAPPEVVGDPERLVDFLVDRMLAGYEQVDDVTVLALHVPPKSE comes from the coding sequence ATGGATGCGTCCGACGCCGCGCTGTACGCGACCTTGCTGAAGGAAGCCCCCGAGGGGCTGGCGTTCTTCGACCGCGACCTGCGTTGCCGCCGGGCCAACGACGCGCTCGCGGAACTGCTGGACGTGCGCGTCCGCGATCTCCAGCAGCGCCGGCCGTCGGAGGTGCTGCCGGAGACCCTGGCGGCGGCGTTCGAGACGGCGCTCCGCAAGGTGATCGCCGAAGACCGCGCGGTGAGCGATCTCGAACTCGTCTTCCCGGTCCGGGCGCCCGAGGCGTCCGGCGCGCCGCCCGGAGTGGCCACCGCCGTCGAGGAGCGCATCCTGTCGTGCACGTGGCTGCCCGCCAAGGGCGGCGGCGACGAGCGGCCGGGCGTCGTCCTGACCGCCCTGGACGTGACCGAGCGGCGCAGGGCCGAGGAGGTCATCCGCCGCAAGGAGCAGCGCTACCGCTCGCTCGTGGAGGCCAGCGCCCAGGTGGTGTGGGTCGCCGCACCGGCCGGCGGCGTGATCGACGACGCGCCCGAGTGGCGCGCGATCACCGGCCAGACGCCGGACGACTACGCGGTCGGCGGCTGGCTGTCGGTCGTGCACCCCGAGGACCGGCCCCGCATCGACGCGCACTGGCGCGACTGCGTCGGGGAGAACCGGGTCTTCGAGACCAACTACCGCATCCGCACCAAGAGCGGCACCTACCGGCACTTCGACGTCAGGGCCGTGCCCATCTGGCGCGGCGACGCGGTGATCGAGTGGGTCGGCGCCAACACCGACGTCACGGGGCAGCGCGAGGCCGAGGAGATGCGCGGCCGCCTGACCGAGCAGCTCTCGGCGGCGGCGCTGCGCACCGCCCGCCTCCAGCAGGCCACTTCCATGCTCGCCGAGGCCTTGACCGTCTCCCAGGTGGTCCAGGTCATCACCGAGGTCGGACGGTCCGCCATCGGCGCCGACTACTCCGCGGTGGCCCTGCTGGACGACGACAAGCTGCGGCTCAGCATCGTGGCCCCGTCCCAGCCGGGCTCGGAGGGCGAGACGCCCTCGGCGTCCCGCGACGCGATCAAGGTCAGCGACCAGACCGTGATGTCGGTGGCGGTGCGCGAGAGCCGGCCGTTCCTGGCCGAGCACCCCGACAGCCTGCGCCTGCAACTGGGCCACGGCGAGCGGGACCTGTTCGCCCAGCACACGGAGGAGCGCGCCTGGGTGGGCCTGCCGCTGCTCGCGGCCGGTGCCCCGATCGGCGCGCTCCGCTTCTCGTTCACCCGGCCCAGGGAGATCACCGAGGAGGAGCGGGTCTTCCTGGAGGCGCTGGCGGGCCAGTGCGCGCTGGCCGTGGAGCGCGCCCTGCTGTTCGAGCGCGAGCACAAGACCGCCGAGGAGCTCCAGCGGAGCCTGCTGCCGAGCGACCTGCCGCAGCTCCCGGGCATGGCGCTGGCCGCCCGCTACAACCCCGCGACACGCCACGTGCAGGTGGGCGGCGACTGGTACGACGTCTTCCGCCTGGCCGACAACCGGCTCGCCGTGGCCGTCGGCGACGTGATGGGCAAGGGCGTCCTCGCCGCGGCCGGAATGGGCCGCGTCCGCAACGCCCTGCGCGCCCTCGCGCTGAACGACCCGCGTCCCGCCGCCGTCCTGGCCGGGCTCGACCGGCTGTTCAGCGCCACCGAGGACGAGGAGCAGTTCACCACCGTCGTCTACGCGGTCATCGACCCCGAGACCGGGCAGGGGGAGCTCAGCAACGCGGGCCATCCTCCGGCCCTGCTGATCTCGCCCGACAAGCCCGCCCGCGTGAGCACGCGGGAACCTGGAACGCCCCTCGGCTGGCCGAGCCAGCGGCAGCAGACAAGTTTTTCCATCCAGACCGGCAACACTGTGGTCTTCTATTCCGATGGACTTGTGGAGAACCGTAGGCGTGGGGTGGACGCCGGGCTGGAGGAGCTTGTCGCCGTCGCGGCGGACGCCCCACCTGAAGTGGTAGGAGATCCCGAGAGACTCGTCGACTTCCTGGTCGATCGGATGCTTGCCGGGTATGAGCAGGTAGACGATGTGACCGTGCTTGCCCTGCACGTCCCGCCCAAGTCCGAGTGA
- a CDS encoding cytochrome b/b6 domain-containing protein: MRRPEPSSGRLVRFTRAERSIHQVTALLMLVCLLTAALLYLPPLSALVGRREMVRTVHVWCGFALPAPIVLGLLSRAFRADLRRLNRFVPADWQWLRRGDRRAVRDGRGVLPVGKFNAGQKLNAAFTAGAILVMLGTGEIMTFPGPWGDRWRTGSTFVHDWLFLAVLAVTAGHLWEALRDREALTGMLTGRVDPGWAARHHASWAVPAGRTPDAGGRPAAGGANAQVDGAGAQAGEATADPRGTSGERGPDFAKRPPGMS; this comes from the coding sequence ATGCGCCGACCTGAGCCGTCGTCGGGACGGCTCGTACGGTTCACCCGGGCCGAACGCTCGATCCATCAAGTCACCGCGCTGCTGATGCTGGTCTGCCTGCTGACCGCGGCGCTGCTCTACCTGCCGCCGCTGTCGGCGTTGGTGGGCCGCAGGGAGATGGTCAGGACCGTCCATGTCTGGTGCGGGTTCGCCCTGCCCGCGCCGATCGTGCTCGGTCTGCTGTCCCGGGCGTTCAGGGCCGACCTTCGCAGGTTGAACAGGTTCGTGCCCGCGGACTGGCAGTGGCTCAGGCGCGGCGACCGCAGGGCCGTGCGGGACGGGCGCGGGGTCCTGCCCGTGGGCAAGTTCAACGCGGGCCAGAAGCTGAACGCGGCGTTCACGGCGGGCGCGATCCTCGTCATGCTCGGCACCGGCGAGATCATGACCTTCCCCGGTCCGTGGGGCGACCGGTGGCGGACCGGCTCCACCTTCGTCCACGACTGGCTCTTCCTGGCCGTCCTCGCGGTGACCGCCGGGCACCTGTGGGAGGCGCTGCGGGATCGCGAGGCGCTGACGGGGATGCTGACCGGTCGGGTGGACCCCGGCTGGGCCGCACGGCATCACGCGAGCTGGGCCGTCCCCGCGGGAAGAACCCCGGACGCCGGTGGACGACCGGCCGCCGGCGGGGCGAATGCGCAGGTGGACGGGGCGGGTGCGCAGGCGGGCGAGGCGACGGCCGATCCTCGGGGGACGTCCGGTGAACGGGGTCCAGATTTTGCGAAACGACCTCCCGGCATGTCTTGA
- a CDS encoding YaaA family protein, which produces MHILLPPSEKKATEGDGPPLDLASLSFPGLTPARRRVLAALAKACRGADAAEVLGLPPGQAGEALARNRALRKAPTLPAARLYTGVLYDNLDLPDLDAEAAARQIIVFSGLWGALRLTDRVPPYRLSMGVSLPPGGGLGASWRPAMRKALRLDDDLVVDMRSGPYASVWKAPGPAVSVRVFRERLAGGVAKRTVVSHMAKATRGRIAHDLIKAGAAPRTPEDLVKAVAGLGHTVELNGANLDVILHD; this is translated from the coding sequence GTGCACATCCTGCTGCCGCCGTCGGAGAAGAAGGCTACCGAGGGGGACGGTCCGCCCCTCGACCTCGCCTCGCTGAGCTTCCCCGGCCTGACGCCGGCACGGCGGCGCGTCCTCGCGGCCCTGGCGAAGGCGTGCCGGGGCGCCGACGCGGCGGAGGTACTCGGTCTTCCCCCCGGGCAGGCGGGCGAGGCCCTCGCCCGCAACAGGGCGCTGCGCAAGGCGCCGACCCTGCCGGCGGCGCGGCTGTACACCGGTGTCCTCTACGACAACCTCGACCTGCCCGATCTGGACGCCGAGGCCGCCGCCCGGCAGATCATCGTGTTCTCGGGGCTGTGGGGCGCGCTGAGGCTCACCGACCGCGTCCCGCCCTACCGGCTGTCCATGGGGGTGTCGTTGCCCCCTGGGGGCGGCCTGGGGGCGTCGTGGCGCCCGGCGATGCGCAAGGCCCTCCGGCTGGACGACGACCTGGTCGTGGACATGCGGTCCGGACCGTACGCGTCGGTGTGGAAGGCGCCGGGCCCGGCGGTCTCCGTCAGGGTGTTCCGGGAGCGACTCGCGGGCGGCGTCGCCAAGCGCACCGTCGTCAGCCATATGGCCAAGGCGACCCGCGGGCGGATCGCCCACGACCTGATCAAGGCGGGCGCCGCGCCGCGCACCCCGGAGGACCTGGTGAAGGCCGTCGCCGGCCTCGGCCATACCGTCGAGCTGAACGGCGCGAACCTCGACGTCATCCTGCACGACTGA
- a CDS encoding molybdopterin-dependent oxidoreductase, whose amino-acid sequence MSEDERAEGSPVGRRVVLGMLGLGVAGVAVGASVQDKVSRALAPVGPIGDVLPAAGGFRYYSVTSGVKRHGAATHRVTVSGLVDKPQSFGMADLAHFPQTVLDRDFQCVTGWRVPDVRWVGVALPDLLDAVGVSAQARAVRFTSFDGVYTESLTLEQARRRDVLVATQMDGKPVTHDHGGPTRLYVAPMYGYKSLKWLGGIELTDRVKPGYWEELGYDVDAWVGRSNGRSDAPT is encoded by the coding sequence GTGAGCGAGGACGAACGGGCGGAAGGCAGCCCGGTAGGACGGAGGGTGGTCCTGGGGATGCTCGGCCTCGGCGTGGCGGGGGTCGCCGTGGGGGCATCCGTCCAGGACAAGGTGAGCCGGGCGCTGGCGCCGGTCGGACCGATCGGGGACGTCCTGCCGGCCGCCGGCGGGTTCCGCTACTACTCGGTCACGTCCGGCGTGAAGCGGCACGGCGCCGCGACGCACCGGGTGACCGTTTCCGGCCTTGTCGACAAGCCGCAATCGTTTGGGATGGCCGATCTGGCGCATTTTCCGCAGACAGTGCTCGACAGGGACTTCCAGTGCGTGACGGGCTGGCGGGTGCCGGACGTGCGGTGGGTCGGCGTGGCTCTGCCCGACCTGCTGGACGCGGTCGGCGTGTCCGCCCAGGCACGGGCCGTGCGGTTCACGTCGTTCGACGGCGTTTACACCGAGTCGCTGACGCTCGAGCAGGCGCGACGCCGGGACGTCCTGGTCGCGACCCAGATGGACGGCAAGCCCGTCACCCACGACCACGGCGGCCCCACACGGCTGTACGTCGCGCCCATGTACGGCTACAAGTCGCTGAAATGGCTCGGCGGCATCGAACTGACCGACCGGGTGAAGCCCGGCTACTGGGAGGAACTCGGCTACGACGTGGACGCCTGGGTGGGACGGTCGAACGGACGCAGCGATGCGCCGACCTGA
- a CDS encoding TY-Chap domain-containing protein has protein sequence MLEWSEFARRLGRELAELERDTILIVRERDESRHYVQAMREPDRLYAEAVSNNFLEGPLLLTLADEEVMSEVGWRPPADPAPRNWWTELPEAGMPGGMASVTDADFSRLADVMVTALRDVQGVRRPSDLVYESFHRHGAGLIELLDFGIEVADPSRVSKRRASSGGVRSGAEPLPGADPLPAGAPPAGTRLPLPEQALPGMDAELLEPRLAEAKANGDNTTYFKLLENADLVLPATASAVEDPDRAEFPTITIGSGTYVTVFTSPGALARTGDRHPGLYRRTSFGRLAAGWPDPAWRLAINWGLPSEVLLDSSVIGRLQGGRGGAPDPLQGAPDPLQYDPLPSEPNPYGTVDPNALSGPNPVAGGSATPVNGSAHGVRAPGGATPGGVAPGEASDFPYDDSHTAIDPYTAADLRAALDAGGAPPRAPEPAAAAPLGAPTDDPPAETPADTPPPAVSPPAMNSPADTRPAGSGPADDPQDRPARRPQAPAPGPRPVGVPMRPPHGTRLWRSAGEGEQAPVAVFDAIGGVWAPVRADAVPAPWTE, from the coding sequence TTGTTGGAGTGGTCCGAGTTCGCCCGGCGGCTGGGACGTGAGCTGGCGGAGCTCGAACGGGACACGATCCTGATCGTGCGCGAACGCGACGAGAGCCGTCACTACGTCCAGGCCATGCGCGAGCCCGACCGGCTCTACGCCGAGGCCGTCAGCAACAACTTCCTCGAAGGCCCCCTCCTGCTCACCCTCGCCGACGAGGAGGTCATGAGCGAGGTGGGCTGGCGCCCGCCCGCCGACCCCGCGCCGCGCAACTGGTGGACGGAGCTGCCGGAGGCGGGCATGCCCGGCGGGATGGCGAGCGTGACCGACGCCGACTTCTCGCGGCTTGCCGACGTGATGGTCACGGCGCTCCGGGACGTCCAGGGCGTCCGCCGCCCGTCCGACCTCGTGTACGAGTCGTTCCACCGGCACGGGGCCGGCCTCATCGAACTGCTCGACTTCGGGATCGAGGTGGCCGACCCGTCGCGGGTGAGCAAGCGCCGCGCGTCGTCCGGCGGCGTCCGTTCCGGTGCCGAGCCCCTGCCCGGGGCCGACCCGCTGCCCGCCGGCGCTCCCCCGGCGGGGACGCGGCTGCCGCTGCCGGAGCAGGCACTGCCCGGCATGGACGCGGAACTGCTCGAACCCCGCCTTGCCGAAGCCAAGGCGAACGGCGACAACACCACCTACTTCAAGCTCCTGGAGAACGCCGACCTGGTCCTGCCGGCGACCGCCTCCGCCGTGGAGGACCCCGACCGCGCCGAGTTCCCCACCATCACCATCGGCAGCGGCACCTATGTCACGGTGTTCACCTCGCCCGGGGCACTGGCGCGCACCGGCGACCGGCACCCCGGCCTGTACCGGCGCACCTCGTTCGGCCGGCTGGCCGCCGGCTGGCCCGATCCCGCGTGGCGCCTGGCCATCAACTGGGGCCTGCCCAGCGAAGTGCTCCTGGACTCGTCCGTCATCGGGCGGTTGCAGGGCGGCCGAGGCGGGGCGCCCGATCCCCTCCAGGGGGCGCCCGATCCCCTCCAGTACGACCCCCTGCCGAGCGAGCCCAACCCGTACGGCACGGTCGACCCCAACGCGCTCTCTGGGCCGAACCCCGTCGCCGGCGGCTCGGCCACCCCGGTCAACGGTTCGGCGCACGGCGTCCGCGCCCCGGGCGGGGCGACGCCTGGTGGAGTGGCGCCGGGCGAGGCGTCGGACTTCCCGTACGACGACTCCCACACGGCGATCGACCCGTACACCGCGGCCGACCTGCGGGCGGCCCTCGACGCCGGCGGAGCCCCGCCCCGGGCGCCGGAGCCTGCCGCGGCGGCACCTCTCGGCGCACCGACCGACGACCCGCCGGCCGAGACGCCGGCCGACACGCCGCCGCCGGCCGTGAGCCCGCCGGCCATGAACTCGCCGGCCGACACGAGGCCGGCGGGCAGCGGCCCGGCCGACGATCCGCAGGACCGGCCGGCGCGTCGGCCTCAGGCGCCCGCTCCCGGGCCGCGCCCGGTGGGCGTCCCGATGCGGCCGCCGCACGGCACGCGCCTGTGGCGCTCGGCGGGCGAGGGCGAGCAGGCACCGGTCGCCGTCTTCGACGCCATCGGCGGCGTCTGGGCACCGGTGCGGGCCGACGCGGTTCCGGCTCCCTGGACCGAGTGA
- a CDS encoding GNAT family N-acetyltransferase: MDELVAEAWPAPSAQDIGGWLLRHADGVTKRANSVLPLYDPGDVDRAVERAERFYTALGLPTVFLMDAQARPEGLDGVLEGRGYELVERTIAMTAELGGPYERERVDVMDAPSREWLDLWWSVDGRYDRRLPVAEKILRGVSAGYACVDGLAVGRGVPQGDWLGVYAMAVAPDARRRGLGRRVLRALLGWGSEQGCKRAYLVVVERNAPARALYESEGFVQAGAYHYRVRNATAR, encoded by the coding sequence TTGGACGAACTGGTCGCCGAAGCGTGGCCCGCGCCCTCCGCACAGGATATTGGCGGCTGGCTGCTGCGCCACGCCGACGGCGTGACCAAGCGGGCCAACTCCGTCCTGCCCCTGTACGACCCAGGGGACGTGGATCGGGCCGTTGAGCGGGCTGAGCGCTTCTACACCGCGCTTGGGCTGCCGACCGTGTTCCTGATGGACGCCCAGGCGCGGCCTGAGGGGCTCGACGGGGTTCTTGAGGGGCGAGGCTACGAGCTGGTCGAACGCACGATCGCGATGACGGCCGAACTGGGCGGTCCCTACGAGCGGGAGCGCGTGGACGTCATGGACGCCCCGTCCCGGGAGTGGCTCGATCTGTGGTGGTCGGTGGACGGTCGCTACGACCGCCGGCTGCCGGTGGCGGAGAAGATCCTGAGGGGTGTGAGCGCCGGCTACGCCTGCGTGGACGGTCTCGCCGTGGGGCGCGGCGTGCCCCAGGGAGACTGGCTGGGCGTCTACGCCATGGCCGTCGCGCCGGACGCGCGAAGGCGGGGGCTGGGTCGGCGCGTCCTGCGGGCCCTTCTCGGTTGGGGGAGCGAGCAGGGATGCAAGCGGGCGTACCTGGTCGTCGTCGAGCGGAACGCTCCCGCCAGGGCGCTGTACGAGTCGGAGGGGTTCGTGCAGGCGGGCGCCTATCACTACCGCGTGAGGAATGCCACCGCGAGGTGA